One Manihot esculenta cultivar AM560-2 chromosome 6, M.esculenta_v8, whole genome shotgun sequence DNA segment encodes these proteins:
- the LOC110618155 gene encoding 50S ribosomal protein HLP, mitochondrial isoform X1: MLRVAASRFSSFCSTQPSWRPNLAASTFVSRNPIIGGEYFHLPCKGGQSLLGGLGNNFSGLLDSSHRLTCSNFMSQQQRTFIQMRTVLKVVDNSGAKKVMCIQALKGKKGARLGDTIIASVKEAMPNGKVKKGKVVYGVVVRAAMQRGRCDGSEVKFDDNAVVLVDKQGQPIGTRVFGPVPHELRKKKHVKILTLAEHIA, encoded by the exons ATGTTGAGAGTTGCAGCGAgtaggttttcttctttctgTTCTACGCAGCCGTCGTGGAGGCCCAACCTGGCTGCCTCAACATTCGTGTCGCGAAATCCGATAATCGGTGGTGAGTACTTTCACCTTCCTTGTAAAG GGGGCCAGTCGTTGTTGGGGGGTCTTGGCAACAACTTTTCTGGCTTGTTGGACTCATCACATCGGTTGACATGCAGCAATTTCATGTCTCAG CAACAGAGGACTTTCATCCAAATGAGGACAGTTCTCAAAGTTGTGGACAATTCAGGTGCAAAGAAGGTGATGTGCATACAAGCTTTGAAGGGGAAGAAAGGGGCAAGATTGGGAGACACAATAATAGCTTCCGTAAAAGAAGCTATGCCAAACGGAAAAGTGAAGAAAGGAAAGGTTGTGTATGGTGTAGTAGTGCGTGCTGCCATGCAGCGTGGTCGTTGTGATGGCAGTGAGGTAAAGTTTGATGACAACGCAGTTGTACTGGTGGATAAGCAAGGTCAGCCAATTGGGACTAGAGTGTTTGGGCCTGTCCCGCATGAGCTAAGGAAGAAAAAGCATGTCAAGATCCTTACTCTGGCTGAGCATATTGCCTAA
- the LOC110618155 gene encoding 50S ribosomal protein HLP, mitochondrial isoform X2, which yields MLRVAASRFSSFCSTQPSWRPNLAASTFVSRNPIIGGGQSLLGGLGNNFSGLLDSSHRLTCSNFMSQQQRTFIQMRTVLKVVDNSGAKKVMCIQALKGKKGARLGDTIIASVKEAMPNGKVKKGKVVYGVVVRAAMQRGRCDGSEVKFDDNAVVLVDKQGQPIGTRVFGPVPHELRKKKHVKILTLAEHIA from the exons ATGTTGAGAGTTGCAGCGAgtaggttttcttctttctgTTCTACGCAGCCGTCGTGGAGGCCCAACCTGGCTGCCTCAACATTCGTGTCGCGAAATCCGATAATCGGTG GGGGCCAGTCGTTGTTGGGGGGTCTTGGCAACAACTTTTCTGGCTTGTTGGACTCATCACATCGGTTGACATGCAGCAATTTCATGTCTCAG CAACAGAGGACTTTCATCCAAATGAGGACAGTTCTCAAAGTTGTGGACAATTCAGGTGCAAAGAAGGTGATGTGCATACAAGCTTTGAAGGGGAAGAAAGGGGCAAGATTGGGAGACACAATAATAGCTTCCGTAAAAGAAGCTATGCCAAACGGAAAAGTGAAGAAAGGAAAGGTTGTGTATGGTGTAGTAGTGCGTGCTGCCATGCAGCGTGGTCGTTGTGATGGCAGTGAGGTAAAGTTTGATGACAACGCAGTTGTACTGGTGGATAAGCAAGGTCAGCCAATTGGGACTAGAGTGTTTGGGCCTGTCCCGCATGAGCTAAGGAAGAAAAAGCATGTCAAGATCCTTACTCTGGCTGAGCATATTGCCTAA
- the LOC110618153 gene encoding armadillo repeat-containing protein 8 — protein sequence MPTASAAPAHRPMDLLDRLASPDPDIKLKALREVKNQIIGNRTKKLAFLKLGAIPTVASILAEADSQLADGDVSIVDKNSDYYNNNIIIQSAAALGSFACGFDAGVRAVLDAGALPYLIRLLSNSDEKVVDASARSLRMIYQSKLTPKYEFLQDKNMEFLLSLLNSESENVTGLGASIITHSCETIVEQKSLCDAGVLNKLLSLLDGSLSQRDASLESMAALFRNNPEVISKFLGPENGRALSSIIGLTKDRYPRTRLLACMCLIVIRNSSSCYLKDIGIKTKLVYLLLELLDDPGQVGDEAPFVFSSLITEKEDVQKLAFEANALDKFLNHLQNSQLHPKRFQGILLALADMCSKLESCRSRFLSMEVLNSVTDALSHDSADVRTAACICIRSVTRSIKNLCAGYFMNEVLVVPLVQLLNDPLASVQVAALGAISNILVDFTRGKSTFVQCGGVKQLIQLSKSMDSAVRLNALWALKNMVFLADDRFKQGIFMEFTASLLTSLICDHDACVQEQAFAFVRNLIDGSINSVEYVFAENGIILDAVRKQLESTSKAEIGIQGMYVLGNVASGNEFHKEAVMQQLLSQVNNETQSFIIKFLQSNDSRLRTAAVWAVVNLTFPSSPGAFCRLVKLRSAGVVPQIRNMVNDPCLDVKLRVRTVLSQAMTFGDGLS from the exons ATGCCAACCGCCTCTGCTGCCCCCGCTCACCGCCCTATGGACCTCCTCGACCGTCTCGCCTCACCGGACCCTGATATAAAGCTCAAGGCCCTCAGAGAAGTCAAGAACCAGATCATCGGTAACCGCACAAAGAAACTCGCCTTCCTCAAGCTAGGCGCCATTCCTACCGTCGCTTCCATCCTTGCCGAAGCCGACTCTCAATTAGCGGACGGTGACGTCAGCATCGTGGATAAAAATAGTGACTACTACAATAATAACATTATTATCCAGTCTGCGGCGGCTCTCGGGAGCTTTGCATGCGGGTTTGATGCCGGTGTCCGAGCCGTTCTAGATGCCGGTGCTCTCCCTTACCTTATTCGGCTCCTTTCTAATTCCGATGAGAAG GTGGTGGATGCGAGTGCTCGTTCCCTTAGAATGATCTATCAGTCGAAACTAACACCAAAATATGAATTCCTTCAAGATAAAAATATGGAATTCCTTCTATCTTTATTGAACAGCGAGAGTGAAAACGTTACTGGTCTTGGTGCAAGTATCATTACACATTCTTGTGAGACTATTGTGGAACAAAAGTCATTATGTGATGCTGGGGTGCTAAATAAGCTTCTTAGCCTCCTTGACGGTTCTCTGAGTCAAAGGGATGCTAGCTTGGAGTCTATGGCTGCATTGTTCAGGAATAATCCTGAAGTCATCTCAAAGTTTTTGGGACCAGAAAATGGAAGAGCTTTGAGTTCTATAATTGGATTGACGAAGGATAGATATCCCCGCACAAGATTACTTGCCTGCATGTGCCTGATTGTCATAAGGAATTCTTCTTCTTGCTATCTGAAAGATATAGGAATCAAAACCAAATTGGTATATCTGTTACTTGAACTTCTTGATGATCCTGGTCAAGTTGGAGATGAAGCTCCCTTTGTTTTTTCCAGTTTAATCACGGAAAAGGAGGATGTACAGAAATTAGCTTTTGAGGCGAATGCccttgataaatttttaaatcacttGCAAAACAGTCAGTTACATCCTAAGCGATTCCAAGGTATATTGCTGGCGTTGGCTGATATGTGCTCAAAGTTGGAGAGCTGCAGATCTAGATTCCTGTCAATGGAG GTTTTGAACTCAGTTACTGATGCATTATCTCATGATAGTGCTGATGTACGCACTGCAGCTTGTATTTGCATAAGAAGTGTCACTCGGTCAATCAAG AACTTGTGTGCAGGATATTTTATGAATGAAGTTCTTGTTGTTCCTTTGGTCCAGCTTTTGAATGACCCTTTGGCCTCAGTCCAG GTTGCAGCTCTTGGTGCTATTAGCAACATACTAGTTGATTTTACAAGAGGAAAATCAACTTTTGTACAATGTGGAGGTGTAAAACAGCTCATCCAACTATCAAAATCAATGGATTCAGCTGTCAGGTTAAATGCATTATGGGCTTTGAAGAACATGGTGTTTTTGGCAGATGATAGATTTAAACAAGGAATTTTTATGGAGTTCACTGCTTCTTTGTTAACAAGCCTTATCTGTG ACCATGACGCTTGTGTTCAAGAGCAAGCTTTTGCTTTTGTGCGGAATCTTATTGATGGATCTATAAACTCAGTGGAGTATGTTTTTGCTGAAAATGGTATCATATTAGATGCTGTTAGAAAGCAATTAGAGAGCACTTCAAAAGCTGAAATTGGCATACAG GGAATGTATGTGCTTGGCAATGTGGCTAGTGGAAACGAGTTTCACAAAGAAGCGGTTATGCAACAACTTCTTTCGCAAGTGAACAATGAAACCCAGTCTTTTATAATCAAGTTCCTGCAGAGTAATGACAGCCGTTTGCGTACAGCTGCTGTCTGGGCCGTTGTAAATCTCACATTTCCATCAAGCCCTGGTGCATTTTGTCGGCTTGTTAAACTACGGAGTGCTGGCGTAGTACCTCAAATAAGGAATATGGTCAATGATCCCTGCCTTGATGTGAAG CTTCGTGTTAGAACAGTGCTCAGTCAGGCTATGACTTTTGGTGATGGCCTTTCATGA
- the LOC110616479 gene encoding protein DETOXIFICATION 42, protein MIDVAQGDDPSMEKKRTPACIFFNDFRHVLKLDELGLEIARIALPAALALTADPIASLVDTAFIGQIGPVELAAVGVSIALFNQVSRIAIFPLVSITTSFVAEEDTIGKVSTEAQESESLEAGSLVNSESKELIPQNGKSLITSFDIAKIENERRHIPSASSAVVIGAILGFIQAIFLISGAKPLLNFMGVGSDSPMLIPAQQYLTLRSLGAPAVLLSLAMQGVFRGFKDTKTPLYATVAGDVTNIILDPLFMFVFRLGVSGAAIAHVISQYLISIILLRRLMEQVDLLPPSAKNLQFSKFLKNGFLLLMRVVAVTFCVTLSASLAARQGSTSMAAFQVCLQVWLTTSLLADALAVAGQAILASAFAKRDYDKATATASRILQLGLLLGLMLAVVLGIGLSFGARLFTTDVNVLHMISIGIPFVAGTQPINALAFVFDGVNFGASDFAYSAYSMVVVAIVSILCLVFLSSSYKFIGIWVALGIYMSLRASAGFWRIGTRTGPWKFIRMS, encoded by the exons ATGATCGATGTGGCTCAGGGAGATGATCCATCCatggagaagaagagaacaCCCGCATGCATTTTCTTTAATGATTTCAG ACATGTACTTAAACTGGATGAACTTGGGTTAGAAATAGCACGTATAGCATTGCCTGCGGCGCTGGCTTTGACAGCAGACCCTATTGCCTCTCTGGTGGACACAGCGTTTATTGGCCAAATAG GTCCAGTAGAGCTAGCTGCTGTTGGAGTTTCTATTGCTCTATTCAATCAAGTATCAAGAATTGCAATATTCCCACTTGTCAGTATCACAACTTCTTTTGTTGCTGAAGAGGATACAATTGGAAAAGTGAGTACTGAAGCACAAGAGAGTGAATCCTTGGAGGCAGGTTCGCTTGTAAACAGCGAAAGTAAAGAGTTGATACCACAAAATG GAAAATCACTCATTACCAGCTTTGATATTGCTAAGATTGAGAATGAAAGAAGACACATCCCCTCTGCCTCATCTGCAGTGGTTATTGGTGCCATCCTTGGCTTTATCCAAGCTATATTCCTCATATCTGGAGCAAAACCATTGTTGAACTTCATGGGAGTTGGTTCT GATTCACCTATGCTAATCCCTGCACAGCAATATCTGACATTGAGGTCGCTTGGAGCCCCTGCAGTTCTcctttccttggccatgcaagGGGTCTTCCGGGGATTTAAAGATACAAAGACTCCTTTATATGCCACTG TGGCTGGAGATGTAACAAACATAATTTTAGACCCCCTATTTATGTTTGTTTTCCGTTTGGGAGTTAGTGGTGCGGCCATTGCTCATGTTATATCCCA ATATCTGATTTCAATTATACTTTTGCGGAGATTAATGGAACAAGTTGATCTCTTACCTCCTAGTGCCAAAAATTTGCAATTCagtaaatttcttaaaaatg GTTTTCTATTACTAATGAGGGTCGTAGCTGTCACATTCTGTGTTACACTTTCCGCATCATTAGCTGCACGGCAAGGATCAACATCCATGGCTGCTTTTCAGGTCTGCCTGCAGGTTTGGCTGACCACATCTCTTCTGGCTGATGCATTGGCTGTTGCAGGCCAG GCAATACTTGCAAGTGCCTTTGCCAAAAGGGACTATGACAAGGCAACAGCCACAGCATCTCGAATATTGCAG TTGGGATTGCTTCTGGGATTGATGCTGGCTGTTGTACTTGGAATTGGATTAAGTTTTGGGGCAAGATTATTCACGACTGATGTCAATGTCCTCCACATGATTAGCATAGGCATTCCG TTCGTCGCAGGTACTCAGCCCATCAATGCCTTGGCATTTGTATTTGACGGAGTCAACTTTGGAGCTTCTGATTTTGCTTACTCTGCTTACTCCATG GTGGTGGTGGCCATTGTTAGCATCCTATGTTTAGTTTTTCTCTCCTCCAGTTATAAGTTCATTGGCATCTGGGTTGCTTTGGGCATATATATGAGTCTTCGTGCATCCGCGGGCTTTTGGAG GATAGGGACTAGAACGGGACCCTGGAAGTTTATCAGGATGTCTTAG
- the LOC110617703 gene encoding dicarboxylate transporter 1, chloroplastic: MASLALTSSSSCSLAFNCLPSLKSRSLSHIRSTPNRVPFLPKLTANSRFPLSHSFLPKFSKSNVATATAISQKRRNLNLTVKASVSASSPASASASSSSTQPWQGAAIKPLLASIATGVILWFVPVPSGVSRPAWQLLAIFLATIVGIITQPLPLGAVALMGLGASVLTKTLTFSAAFSAFGDPIPWLIALAFFFARGFIKTGLGNRIAYQFVSLFGSSSLGLGYSLVFSEALLAPAIPSVSARAGGIFLPLVKSLCVACGSNVGDGTENKLGSWLMLTCFQTSVISSSMFLTAMAANPLSANLTLSTIKQTIGWTDWAKAAFVPGLVSLLVVPLLLYIIYPPTVKTSPDAPKLAREKLEKMGPMTKNEIIMTGTLLLTVGLWIFGSKLNVDAVTAAILGLSVLLITGVVTWKECLAESVAWDTLTWFAALIAMAGYLNKYGLISWFSQTVVKFVGGLGLSWQLSFGILVLLYFYSHYFFASGAAHIGAMFTAFLSVASALGTPPYFGAMVLSFLSNLMGGLTHYGIGSAPVFYGANYVPLAKWWGYGFLISVVNIIIWLGVGGVWWKAIGLW; encoded by the exons ATGGCGTCGCTAGCTCTCACATCCTCGTCTTCGTGCTCTCTTGCCTTTAATTGTCTTCCTTCTCTCAAGTCTCGCTCTCTCTCCCACATCAGATCCACTCCAAATCGCGTTCCTTTCCTCCCTAAACTCACTGCTAATTCCAGATTTCCTCTCTCCCATTCCTTCCTTCCAAAATTCTCCAAATCCAATGTCGCTACTGCAACCGCAATCTCTCAGAAGCGGAGAAATTTAAACTTAACGGTCAAAGCATCAGTCTCAGCATCATCacctgcttctgcttctgcttcttcttcttctacacaGCCATGGCAGGGCGCGGCTATCAAGCCATTACTTGCGTCAATTGCCACAGGTGTTATTCTCTGGTTCGTTCCGGTTCCATCTGGAGTCTCGCGGCCTGCTTGGCAACTACTTGCAATTTTTCTTGCCACTATTGTCGGCATCATCACGCAACCTTTACCTTTAGGTGCTGTTGCCTTGATGGGTTTAGGTGCTTCAGTACTCACCAAAACTTTAACTTTCTCCGCCGCATTTTCGGCTTTCGGCGATCCGATCCCGTGGTTAATTGCACTTGCTTTCTTTTTCGCTCGAGGATTTATTAAGACTGGACTTGGAAACAGAATAGCTTACCAATTCGTATCGCTTTTTGGATCTTCTTCGTTAGGTTTAGGTTACAGTCTCGTGTTTAGTGAAGCATTGTTAGCACCTGCAATTCCATCAGTTTCTGCTAGAGCGGGAGGGATCTTTTTACCATTGGTGAAATCATTGTGTGTTGCTTGTGGGAGCAATGTTGGCGATGGTACCGAGAATAAGCTTGGCTCGTGGTTAATGTTAACTTGTTTCCAAACATCGGTTATTTCTTCTTCGATGTTCTTGACTGCCATGGCAGCTAATCCTTTGAGTGCCAATTTGACATTGAGTACGATAAAGCAGACAATTGGATGGACAGATTGGGCTAAGGCGGCCTTTGTGCCTGGATTGGTGTCTTTGCTTGTTGTGCCTTTGCTCTTGTATATAATTTATCCGCCCACGGTGAAGACCAGCCCGGATGCGCCTAAGTTGGCTAGGGAGAAGTTGGAGAAGATGGGGCCAATGACTAAGAATGAGATCATTATGACTGGAACTTTGCTTCTTACG GTGGGCCTCTGGATTTTCGGATCAAAGTTGAATGTGGATGCCGTTACTGCTGCTATTCTCGGATTGTCTGTCCTCCTTATCACTGGTGTAGTGACGTGGAAGGAGTGCTTAGCTGAATCAGTAGCCTGGGATACCCTCACATGGTTTGCTGCGCTCATTGCGATGGCTGGGTATCTCAATAAGTATGGTCTAATCTCTTGGTTCAGCCAAACTGTAGTTAAG TTTGTTGGTGGACTGGGACTTTCGTGGCAGCTATCTTTTGGCATTTTAGTTCTTCTCTATTTCTATTCTCACTACTTCTTTGCCAGTGGAGCAGCTCATATTGGTGCCATGTTTACAGCCTTCCTGTCTGTTGCCAGTGCTCTAGGTACTCCACCATATTTTGGAGCCATGGTACTATCATTTCTTTCCAACCTCATGGGTGGCCTTACACACTATGGCATTGGATCTGCGCCTGTTTTCTATGGGGCCAACTATGTGCCTCTTGCCAAATGGTGGGGTTATGGGTTCCTCATATCTGTTGTCAACATAATTATCTGGCTTGGAGTTGGAGGGGTATGGTGGAAGGCCATTGGTTTGTGGTAA
- the LOC110617148 gene encoding transcription factor MYB46, which produces MRKPEACGKNNNNNNKLRKGLWSPEEDDKLMNYMLNNGQGCWSDVARNAGLQRCGKSCRLRWINYLRPDLKRGAFSPQEEELIIHLHSLLGNRWSQIAARLPGRTDNEIKNFWNSTIKKRLKNLSSTASPNTSDSSSEPSKEATAASIGGGFISMQEQGMTPMYIYPSLSSSSSSNTSMQAMFLNQMMDPLPTFDHGLSMYGASVYFNNDASPCMTQIGVSGDHDFYGNQGILGSVNIGIEGELHIPPLESISIEENTKTEDMYDTNNNSKDPYSHVNRNNSICSNNNKAQNMAAGVGNLWQAGEELKVGDWDLEDLMKDVPSFPFLDFSS; this is translated from the exons ATGAGGAAGCCAGAGGCCTGTGGGAAgaacaacaacaataataacAAGCTTAGAAAGGGCTTGTGGTCACCGGAGGAAGATGACAAGCTAATGAACTACATGCTAAATAATGGACAGGGTTGTTGGAGTGATGTGGCAAGAAATGCTGGCTTGCAGAGGTGTGGCAAGAGTTGCCGACTTCGCTGGATCAATTATTTGAGGCCTGACCTTAAGAGAGGTGCATTTTCACCCCAGGAAGAAGAACTGATCATCCATTTGCATTCCCTTCTTGGCAACAG GTGGTCTCAGATTGCGGCTCGCTTGCCTGGACGTACAGATAATGAAATCAAGAATTTTTGGAATTCAACAATAAAGAAAAGATTAAAGAATCTGTCCTCCACAGCCTCACCAAACACTAGTGACTCTTCCTCAGAGCCAAGCAAAGAAGCAACAGCAGCCTCCATCGGAGGAGGGTTCATCTCCATGCAGGAACAAGGCATGACTCCCATGTACATATACCCATCattatcatcgtcatcatcatcAAACACGTCCATGCAAGCTATGTTTCTGAATCAAATGATGGACCCATTACCCACATTTGATCATGGCCTAAGCATGTACGGTGCAAGTGTATACTTCAATAATGATGCATCCCCATGCATGACTCAGATAGGAGTTAGCGGTGATCATGACTTTTATGGGAATCAAGGGATCCTTGGAAGTGTTAATATTGGGATAGAAGGGGAGCTTCATATTCCTCCATTAGAGAGTATAAGCATTGAGGAAAATACCAAAACTGAAGATATGTATGATACCAACAACAACAGTAAGGACCCATATAGCCATGTGAATAGAAATAACAGCATCTGCAGTAACAATAATAAGGCACAGAATATGGCTGCTGGAGTTGGCAACTTATGGCAAGCTGGAGAAGAGCTAAAAGTGGGGGATTGGGACTTAGAAGATTTGATGAAAGATGTGCCCTCCTTCCCTTTTCTTGATTTTTCAAGCTGA